Proteins encoded in a region of the Paenibacillus sp. E222 genome:
- a CDS encoding GNAT family N-acetyltransferase, producing the protein MKPISNLSPMDMMKIQAETLYTMDNQKRLLSINEPDGGQAPALFIGITSVGQCSYYHHQLPFTLIEELGCDAELSLDVAKLIRRVETFKPVKSVWMGPAYTFPETCGEWNPNVQLIESHRTFLLEEHFPDLIEHLHGKMPVAAYVIEDSAVAVCCSAPVSQQGAEASLYTAPNFRGQGYAAEAVKCWQYHVKESGRIPIYSTSWDNIASQAVARKLGLIQFGVDFSITTSS; encoded by the coding sequence ATGAAACCTATTTCAAACCTATCACCCATGGATATGATGAAAATTCAGGCAGAGACATTGTATACGATGGACAATCAGAAGCGTCTGTTAAGCATTAATGAACCGGATGGTGGGCAGGCTCCAGCCTTATTTATTGGGATAACCTCTGTCGGGCAATGCTCCTATTATCATCATCAGCTGCCGTTCACTCTGATTGAGGAACTGGGCTGTGACGCTGAGCTTTCGCTCGATGTTGCGAAGCTGATTCGGAGAGTGGAGACGTTTAAGCCAGTGAAGAGTGTATGGATGGGCCCGGCATACACATTTCCCGAGACGTGTGGCGAATGGAATCCAAATGTTCAGCTTATAGAGAGTCATCGTACTTTTCTTCTGGAAGAGCATTTTCCTGATTTAATAGAGCATCTGCATGGAAAAATGCCCGTTGCCGCTTATGTCATTGAGGATTCGGCTGTCGCTGTATGTTGTTCAGCCCCTGTATCCCAACAGGGTGCTGAGGCGAGTCTGTATACGGCGCCTAATTTCAGAGGACAGGGTTATGCAGCAGAGGCGGTAAAGTGCTGGCAGTATCATGTTAAAGAGAGCGGGCGCATTCCAATCTATAGTACATCATGGGATAATATAGCTTCACAGGCTGTTGCCCGGAAGCTGGGACTAATCCAGTTTGGTGTGGATTTCAGCATCACGACTTCGTCATAA
- a CDS encoding serine/threonine protein kinase translates to MTDTVQLELDGISFELKEPHSFEWIARLGTVFRVFDQQDSGNLSFGVLGRDGKRRFVKYAGARTIHANSLIVPAEAIHDLKSSVSIYEDLAHDTLIQLKDHFATEHGYACVFDWVEGECLHAHWDFPPPAKYEDPRSPYYRFRQLPVNTRIQAMEQILDFHIEVQRRGYVAVDFYDGSLIYDFDKQTMKICDIDLYRKGSFTNTMGRMWGSSRFMSPEELELGAPVDGVTNVFNMGAMAFSLLGGELDRSYAKWDAGEALYQVVIRAVDPERANRYASVAELGDAWKKAVLQNN, encoded by the coding sequence ATGACGGACACGGTTCAGCTTGAACTTGACGGCATTTCTTTTGAGTTAAAAGAACCTCATTCATTCGAGTGGATCGCGCGCCTGGGTACCGTATTTCGTGTGTTTGATCAGCAGGATTCCGGCAATTTGTCCTTTGGTGTTCTGGGTCGGGACGGAAAGCGGAGATTCGTGAAATATGCTGGAGCGCGCACGATACATGCGAACAGTTTAATTGTACCTGCCGAAGCGATTCATGATTTGAAATCATCCGTTTCCATCTACGAAGATTTGGCACATGACACATTGATTCAGTTAAAAGACCATTTTGCAACGGAACATGGCTACGCCTGTGTATTTGATTGGGTGGAAGGAGAATGTCTGCATGCCCATTGGGATTTTCCACCACCAGCCAAGTATGAGGACCCTCGATCCCCCTATTATCGATTCAGACAGCTTCCGGTAAATACGCGCATTCAGGCGATGGAGCAGATTTTGGATTTCCACATCGAAGTGCAGCGGAGAGGGTATGTGGCTGTTGATTTTTACGATGGCAGTCTGATCTATGATTTTGACAAACAAACGATGAAGATATGCGATATTGATTTGTATCGAAAGGGCTCTTTCACGAATACGATGGGACGGATGTGGGGATCATCCCGGTTCATGTCTCCTGAGGAATTGGAGTTGGGTGCACCGGTGGATGGAGTCACAAATGTGTTCAACATGGGGGCGATGGCATTCTCGCTGCTCGGTGGAGAGTTGGATCGTTCCTATGCCAAGTGGGATGCGGGAGAAGCGTTGTACCAGGTGGTTATTCGAGCGGTAGACCCCGAGCGGGCAAATCGATATGCGTCAGTAGCTGAATTGGGAGATGCATGGAAAAAAGCTGTGCTGCAGAATAATTAA
- a CDS encoding GNAT family N-acetyltransferase has protein sequence MKGDQKENVFILRNIRRDEAEKYWPLRLEALKNHPEAFGASFEMSIQLPMSEVQERIHTEPDDYILGAYTEEGILAGTMGFKREQGLKLRHKGYIWGVYVSPSYRGCGLASRMLREVLDRGRELEGTEQINLSVVTTNESARRLYEQYGFETYGIERNALVVQGKGYDEAHMTYFYAERLNVSYEHIEAGGDI, from the coding sequence ATGAAGGGAGATCAGAAGGAGAACGTGTTCATCCTTCGCAATATACGCAGAGATGAGGCAGAGAAATATTGGCCTTTGCGGCTGGAAGCGCTGAAAAATCATCCGGAAGCCTTCGGGGCTTCATTTGAAATGTCCATTCAGCTTCCCATGAGTGAAGTGCAGGAACGCATACATACCGAACCCGATGATTACATTTTGGGTGCATATACAGAAGAAGGCATCCTCGCAGGAACGATGGGATTCAAAAGAGAACAGGGACTAAAGCTGAGGCACAAAGGATATATCTGGGGAGTCTATGTCTCACCGTCTTATCGTGGATGTGGACTTGCTTCCCGCATGCTCCGCGAAGTGTTGGATCGGGGCAGGGAATTGGAAGGCACAGAGCAAATCAATCTCAGTGTGGTTACCACAAATGAGTCAGCAAGGCGATTGTATGAGCAGTACGGTTTTGAAACCTATGGCATTGAGCGTAATGCGCTGGTCGTTCAGGGGAAGGGTTACGATGAGGCTCATATGACTTACTTTTATGCTGAGCGTTTGAATGTGAGTTATGAGCATATTGAAGCAGGGGGTGACATATGA
- a CDS encoding DJ-1/PfpI family protein translates to MKIAFVLFDGLTFLDFAGFYDVINRLNFFEQTKGTTWETCAMTDQVTDESGLTLKVDRVKPNLAEYDLVFVPGGMGTRKLRFDEAFVGWLRQAENVPLKVSVCTGSLLMGAAGFLTGKKATTHPNVYELLEPYVAEVIQTRIVKDGNVITAGGVATSIDLGVYVVGLLAGQEAAEHVKLQIDYPYDMQGVIEE, encoded by the coding sequence ATGAAAATCGCTTTTGTTTTGTTTGATGGTTTGACTTTCCTTGATTTTGCAGGATTTTATGATGTGATCAATCGGTTGAATTTCTTTGAACAAACCAAAGGCACGACATGGGAAACATGTGCGATGACAGATCAGGTTACGGACGAATCAGGCCTAACGTTAAAGGTGGACCGGGTGAAGCCTAATTTGGCGGAATATGATCTCGTTTTTGTGCCTGGTGGCATGGGAACACGCAAGCTTCGATTCGATGAGGCTTTTGTGGGCTGGCTGAGACAGGCCGAGAATGTTCCGCTAAAGGTATCCGTGTGCACAGGCTCTCTGCTGATGGGGGCAGCTGGGTTTTTAACAGGTAAAAAAGCAACGACGCATCCCAATGTCTATGAATTGCTTGAGCCATACGTTGCCGAGGTAATTCAAACCCGGATTGTGAAAGACGGAAATGTGATTACAGCCGGCGGGGTAGCGACGTCTATTGATCTTGGGGTCTATGTTGTAGGTTTGCTTGCAGGCCAGGAAGCAGCAGAACATGTGAAGCTCCAGATCGATTATCCTTATGACATGCAGGGAGTGATTGAAGAATGA
- a CDS encoding SDR family oxidoreductase yields MTEQKIQTENDHIQGETGSTVRKTKEFDPNAPVALITGTSSGFGMLTAITLAKQGYRVVATMRDLSRNVKLVRLAEQAGISDRVQIIRLDVTDADSVQEAVQTVLQNHGRIDMLVNNAGFALGGFIEEVSMEDWRRQMETNLFGLIAVTRAVLPVMREQKQGLIINLSSVSGLSGFPGYAPYAASKFAVEGFTESLRHEMSSFGVRVVLVEPGAYRTPIWNKGLGEIHRSDHSPYKDKLDAVLRYSQHAGETAPDPQEVADLIARIARMRAPRLRYALGKGSRLLIIGKLLLPWKWLEWIIARGLK; encoded by the coding sequence ATGACAGAACAGAAGATACAGACAGAGAACGATCATATACAGGGCGAAACAGGTTCAACCGTGAGGAAAACGAAAGAGTTCGACCCAAACGCCCCTGTGGCGTTAATCACGGGTACATCGAGTGGCTTCGGCATGCTTACGGCGATTACGCTGGCTAAACAAGGATATCGTGTTGTGGCAACGATGCGAGATTTGAGTCGGAATGTGAAATTGGTAAGGCTGGCGGAGCAGGCGGGTATATCGGATCGGGTACAGATTATTCGGCTGGATGTGACGGATGCTGATTCGGTGCAGGAGGCTGTTCAGACGGTACTTCAAAACCATGGGCGGATCGATATGCTGGTGAACAATGCAGGGTTTGCACTTGGCGGATTTATTGAGGAAGTATCCATGGAAGATTGGCGTCGGCAAATGGAAACAAATCTGTTCGGCTTGATTGCCGTTACACGTGCGGTCCTGCCAGTCATGCGTGAGCAAAAGCAGGGATTGATCATCAACTTGTCCAGCGTCAGCGGACTGTCCGGTTTTCCAGGTTATGCGCCCTATGCTGCATCCAAATTCGCCGTGGAAGGTTTCACGGAAAGTTTGCGTCATGAGATGTCTTCGTTCGGCGTCCGGGTTGTGCTCGTAGAGCCAGGCGCTTATCGTACACCCATCTGGAATAAAGGCCTGGGTGAAATTCATAGAAGTGATCATTCTCCCTATAAAGATAAGCTCGATGCGGTTCTTCGTTATTCCCAGCATGCTGGAGAGACTGCACCTGACCCGCAGGAAGTGGCCGATCTGATTGCTCGCATTGCACGGATGCGTGCACCAAGGCTTCGTTACGCGCTGGGCAAAGGCTCGCGTTTGCTTATCATCGGCAAGCTGCTGCTTCCATGGAAATGGCTGGAGTGGATTATAGCTCGTGGACTGAAGTAG
- a CDS encoding F390 synthetase-related protein gives MSNTMRIVYHYALARGLRKWKTRTQLERWQERQIIRQVERVRKKSPFYREWWGDVDASNWRSFKLIDKTIMMQHFDRLNTVGISKDEAMALAGQSEETRDFKPSVQGVTVGLSSGTSGNRGLFLVSDQEQDAWTGTVLAKLLPGGLWKPAKIAFFLRANSNLYESVQRGKLQFQYFDLLERVDTLVKLMETYRPTVWVAPPSMLRMLADAYTSGTLTTVPDKIISVAEVLDPLDHKVLEHVFGQTIHQVYQCTEGFLGATCSFGTLHLNEDIVHIEKEFIDPATRRFVPVITDFSRTSQPIIRYRLNDILTEAAVPCACGSPFTAIERIEGRCDDTLYFPHRQTGEAVPVFPDFVTRAVIAASPTIEHYRVVQRASGMLEVSLRLAVEEGMQQVEADVQRELMKLGERLECSVPDIRFVPYTFEPGITKLRRVERQHT, from the coding sequence ATGAGTAATACAATGCGTATTGTCTATCATTATGCACTTGCACGGGGATTGAGAAAATGGAAAACACGAACGCAGCTTGAACGCTGGCAGGAACGCCAGATCATTCGGCAAGTGGAGCGGGTTCGTAAAAAGTCGCCTTTTTACCGGGAGTGGTGGGGTGACGTGGATGCATCCAACTGGAGAAGCTTTAAGCTAATTGATAAAACGATCATGATGCAGCATTTCGATCGGCTCAACACGGTTGGCATCTCCAAGGACGAAGCGATGGCTCTCGCCGGGCAAAGCGAGGAAACGCGTGATTTCAAGCCATCCGTTCAGGGTGTGACGGTAGGATTGTCCTCAGGCACATCGGGCAACCGGGGGTTGTTTCTGGTGAGTGATCAGGAGCAGGATGCGTGGACAGGGACTGTGCTGGCCAAGCTCCTGCCTGGCGGACTGTGGAAGCCTGCCAAAATCGCCTTTTTTCTCCGGGCCAACAGTAATCTGTATGAATCGGTGCAGCGGGGGAAGCTGCAATTTCAATATTTTGATCTGTTAGAGCGTGTCGATACTTTGGTTAAACTTATGGAAACATACCGACCTACCGTATGGGTAGCGCCGCCCTCCATGCTGAGAATGCTGGCTGACGCTTATACGTCTGGCACATTGACCACTGTACCGGACAAAATCATTTCGGTTGCTGAAGTGCTGGACCCGCTGGATCACAAGGTGCTGGAGCATGTTTTTGGACAAACGATTCATCAGGTGTACCAGTGCACGGAAGGATTTCTGGGCGCAACCTGTAGCTTCGGTACGTTGCATTTGAATGAAGATATTGTTCATATTGAAAAAGAGTTCATTGATCCCGCGACCCGGAGGTTCGTGCCTGTAATTACGGACTTCTCCAGAACCTCACAGCCGATTATCCGGTATCGGCTGAACGACATTCTGACCGAGGCAGCGGTTCCTTGTGCCTGTGGTTCTCCATTCACTGCCATTGAGCGGATTGAAGGCCGCTGTGATGACACGCTTTATTTTCCACATCGACAAACGGGCGAAGCCGTACCTGTATTCCCGGATTTTGTGACACGTGCGGTGATTGCAGCCTCTCCGACTATTGAGCATTATCGGGTCGTACAGCGAGCGAGCGGGATGTTGGAAGTATCGCTTCGGCTTGCGGTAGAAGAAGGAATGCAGCAGGTGGAAGCCGATGTGCAGCGGGAGCTGATGAAGCTTGGAGAGCGGCTGGAATGCAGCGTACCCGATATCCGATTCGTTCCTTACACGTTTGAACCGGGAATAACGAAGCTGCGGCGAGTGGAGAGACAGCACACTTGA
- a CDS encoding MBL fold metallo-hydrolase has translation MLTTTSVKLHLGAAGYCTHPEFLTLRGGSLRPVAFPAGFACIIHPVHGPILLDTGYSSRFFKETAHLPNALYRHITPVVYREEDSAVHFLARIGLKASDIRYIILSHFHGDHIAGVRDFPQAQLIYLPRAYDAVRLLGPIAAVKAGFLSGLLPEDFDARSLPVTKQPERWVRAGEDFPFPQVYDIFGDGSLLGVDVSGHAEGMMGILLSTESHDYFLCADAVWSSRAFQEKRRPHALAGIIMSDRQVYRRNFDRLVQLHQQFPEIRIVPSHCREALNAWGIGAEDV, from the coding sequence ATGCTGACAACAACCTCGGTAAAACTTCATCTGGGCGCAGCAGGTTACTGCACACATCCGGAGTTTCTGACGCTGCGTGGTGGAAGTTTGCGTCCGGTGGCCTTTCCGGCCGGCTTTGCGTGCATCATTCATCCTGTACATGGTCCGATTCTGCTGGACACGGGATATAGCTCCCGTTTTTTCAAGGAAACCGCTCATTTGCCAAACGCGCTGTATCGTCACATTACACCTGTGGTCTATCGTGAAGAAGACAGTGCGGTGCATTTTCTGGCCCGTATAGGGTTGAAAGCTTCGGATATTCGGTACATCATCCTCTCGCACTTTCATGGGGATCATATTGCAGGTGTGCGGGATTTTCCACAGGCGCAATTGATCTACCTGCCAAGAGCCTATGACGCCGTGCGTTTACTTGGCCCCATTGCGGCTGTAAAGGCAGGCTTTCTGTCTGGGCTGCTGCCAGAGGACTTTGATGCGCGATCATTACCTGTTACGAAGCAGCCAGAGCGATGGGTGAGAGCGGGTGAGGATTTTCCTTTTCCCCAGGTATACGATATTTTCGGTGATGGCAGTCTGCTGGGTGTTGACGTATCGGGTCATGCGGAAGGCATGATGGGAATTTTGCTCAGTACCGAGTCGCATGATTATTTTCTGTGCGCGGACGCCGTGTGGTCGAGTCGTGCTTTTCAGGAGAAACGCAGACCTCACGCACTCGCTGGAATCATTATGTCGGATCGTCAGGTGTATCGAAGAAATTTTGACAGACTGGTTCAGTTGCATCAGCAGTTTCCGGAGATACGGATTGTGCCCAGTCATTGCCGTGAAGCGCTGAATGCTTGGGGTATAGGGGCTGAGGATGTATGA
- a CDS encoding NAD(P)-dependent oxidoreductase, translating into MNRALVTGATGCLGRHLAIRLAEQGWQVTGMGRQQRHGAQLEAAGIRFYNGDIRDQAAVNEVCSGQDVVFHCAALSSPWGKYRDFYSSNVEGTQHLVDRCMKGGVQRFIHVSTPSLYFNYSPRYDIHENDPLPSKPANHYAATKRLAEQVVLKAHANGLPSIMIRPRAIFGPYDQTLFPRIVAANAKSGVPMIGGGQALIDLTCVDNVVDALLLCRDAKTEALGRAYNISNGDPRPFQDLVSTLFGMLEMPLRRRNIPYRAAYGAAGVLERVHRLIPALGEPQLTRYTVGSLSIPQTLDITDAREKLGYVPRLTIDEGLQQFADWWRAESC; encoded by the coding sequence ATGAATAGAGCATTGGTTACAGGAGCAACCGGATGTCTGGGCAGGCATCTGGCGATACGGCTTGCAGAGCAAGGCTGGCAAGTTACGGGTATGGGACGCCAGCAAAGGCACGGTGCACAGCTTGAGGCAGCAGGCATTCGCTTTTATAACGGAGATATACGAGATCAGGCGGCGGTGAATGAGGTCTGTTCGGGTCAGGATGTTGTGTTTCACTGTGCGGCGTTATCGTCGCCATGGGGCAAATACCGGGATTTTTACAGCAGTAATGTGGAGGGGACACAGCATTTGGTGGACCGTTGCATGAAAGGTGGCGTACAGCGCTTCATTCATGTATCAACACCGAGCTTATATTTTAACTACAGTCCGCGATATGACATACATGAGAATGACCCCTTGCCATCCAAACCAGCCAATCATTACGCTGCCACCAAGCGGCTTGCTGAGCAAGTGGTTTTGAAGGCTCATGCTAATGGACTTCCATCGATCATGATTCGTCCGAGAGCCATTTTTGGCCCGTATGACCAGACCCTTTTTCCCAGAATCGTTGCAGCAAATGCAAAATCGGGTGTACCTATGATCGGAGGCGGACAGGCACTTATTGACCTGACTTGTGTGGATAACGTGGTGGATGCGCTGTTGTTATGCCGGGATGCCAAGACAGAAGCGCTGGGTCGTGCCTATAATATTTCCAATGGGGATCCGAGACCGTTCCAGGATTTGGTGAGTACGTTGTTTGGCATGCTGGAAATGCCTTTACGCCGTCGAAACATTCCCTACAGAGCAGCATACGGAGCAGCCGGAGTGCTGGAACGTGTACATCGCTTGATTCCTGCGTTAGGAGAACCTCAATTGACTCGGTATACGGTTGGTTCGTTATCTATCCCGCAGACGCTGGATATTACGGATGCCCGCGAGAAGCTGGGGTATGTGCCTCGGTTGACCATTGATGAGGGGTTACAACAATTTGCAGACTGGTGGAGGGCTGAATCATGCTGA
- a CDS encoding ATP-grasp domain-containing protein: MTTRFTKNGHQSSTSLNVLLTGGRAPVTLDLARMLHRAGHRVYVAESVVRHLCRLSSAVEQCFMVPSPRHDTENYLLEMESLVQAWQIDLLIPMCEEVFYIAQGAERLRDHCRVLVSPIEQLHELHHKYHFIQLAESLGLSVPDTRLINSRQEWMEAQADLEIEGEWVWKPVYSRFAARVRMPISSTADFDGGAPEPDQKIYAGKMKQHRLQNDPPGDMEISSASPWVAQAYVAGQMLCTYSVAYEGKIVAHTTYDSRYRTGSVGASVFFEHVEHEGIYEWVRQFVQATGFSGQIGFDFIETEDGQVYAIECNPRATSGIHLFHPGDGLVRALIAPEELVKAAKVIVPKQGSKAMLMFPMLGSGLQQLWGKGSLRTWMTAWRGTRDVVYMRHDVKPLFEQFAIVLSAWRLAREHKFSLTEALTHDIEWNGEQR, from the coding sequence TTGACTACTAGATTCACGAAGAATGGACATCAATCATCCACGTCCTTAAATGTGCTGCTCACAGGCGGCCGGGCTCCGGTAACCCTTGATCTGGCGCGTATGCTTCATCGTGCGGGTCACCGGGTTTACGTCGCGGAGAGCGTGGTGCGTCATTTGTGCAGATTGTCCAGTGCGGTGGAGCAATGCTTCATGGTTCCATCTCCACGTCATGACACAGAGAATTACTTGTTAGAGATGGAGAGTCTGGTTCAAGCCTGGCAGATCGACTTGTTGATTCCGATGTGTGAAGAAGTTTTTTATATTGCTCAAGGAGCAGAGCGGCTGCGTGATCACTGCCGTGTACTTGTTTCGCCTATAGAGCAGCTGCATGAATTGCATCATAAATATCACTTTATCCAGCTTGCAGAGTCGCTTGGCCTTTCGGTTCCAGATACCCGTCTAATCAACAGTCGGCAGGAATGGATGGAAGCGCAGGCTGATCTGGAAATAGAGGGGGAATGGGTATGGAAGCCCGTATATTCCCGTTTTGCTGCCAGAGTTCGTATGCCGATATCCTCCACAGCAGACTTTGATGGAGGCGCACCTGAACCTGATCAGAAGATATACGCGGGTAAAATGAAGCAGCACCGTTTACAGAATGATCCTCCTGGTGACATGGAAATATCCTCGGCTTCCCCTTGGGTAGCGCAGGCTTATGTTGCCGGGCAAATGTTATGTACATACAGCGTAGCTTATGAAGGGAAAATCGTTGCACATACGACCTACGACAGTCGCTATCGAACGGGCAGCGTAGGGGCGAGTGTTTTTTTTGAACATGTGGAACATGAAGGGATTTACGAGTGGGTAAGGCAATTTGTACAGGCGACAGGGTTTAGCGGGCAGATTGGTTTTGATTTTATTGAAACAGAGGACGGACAAGTGTATGCCATTGAGTGTAATCCGAGGGCGACCAGTGGAATCCATCTGTTTCACCCTGGTGATGGTTTGGTACGTGCTTTAATTGCACCTGAAGAACTGGTGAAAGCAGCAAAGGTAATCGTCCCTAAGCAAGGAAGCAAAGCGATGTTGATGTTTCCGATGCTGGGAAGTGGATTGCAGCAGCTCTGGGGGAAGGGCAGCCTGCGGACTTGGATGACAGCTTGGCGGGGAACGAGGGATGTGGTGTATATGAGACACGATGTGAAACCTTTGTTTGAGCAATTTGCAATTGTACTATCCGCCTGGCGGCTGGCAAGGGAACATAAGTTTTCGCTGACTGAAGCTTTGACTCACGACATAGAATGGAACGGTGAACAACGATGA